From a single Stomoxys calcitrans chromosome 4, idStoCalc2.1, whole genome shotgun sequence genomic region:
- the LOC106084845 gene encoding uncharacterized protein LOC106084845: MPKSKFNVESSEEESQIVPRKKPRLTTKGLRSSRRVKQKQLAPAPPTVVDLPPEILEKIIGNIDIWHHNRIRETSRRFRDISDLYICHEFEKSLYKNVSTNPQSYESAVLLGIRHATNVYVRSGFKSLFCGCLLPMLRDSYKNPFCPPIEKVTTFLVHFYSMVEDAVDGPASQKSRLLYVITLLRLFKAFRAKYTIVSNSSLPRHWRAVIELEGSWMGMLWHSKANALDFSNKRRNLLVILTELLIASISDKSFKRVWDCPSELYVFGNDTSGHKRAPRTVFTLTVYGTKTINSLFQTCLEEDDEQFTCPLQLPKGELMVDLDITSREAMKWGCPKTRHMTFSPFDQLTSSGEEEGYE; the protein is encoded by the coding sequence ATGCCTAAATCAAAATTCAATGTAGAATCTTCCGAAGAAGAAAGCCAAATTGTACCTCGTAAAAAACCGCGCTTGACTACCAAAGGCCTTAGGAGTTCAAGGAGAGTAAAACAAAAGCAATTGGCTCCTGCTCCTCCTACAGTTGTTGATCTTCCGCcggaaatattggaaaaaattatcGGAAACATAGATATTTGGCATCACAATCGAATACGTGAAACTTCTCGACGATTTCGGGATATAAGTGATCTTTATATATGTCATGAATTTGAAAAGTCACTTTACAAAAATGTCTCCACCAATCCCCAAAGCTATGAAAGTGCCGTTTTGCTGGGAATTCGACATGCAACCAATGTATATGTGCGTTCAGGTTTCAAGTCGCTCTTTTGCGGCTGCCTATTGCCCATGTTGCGCGATTcgtataaaaatccattttgcCCTCCCATCGAGAAGGTTACTACATTTTTGGTACATTTCTACAGCATGGTGGAGGATGCTGTCGATGGTCCGGCTTCCCAGAAATCAAGGCTTCTTTATGTTATAACCCTCTTAAGATTGTTCAAGGCGTTTCGTGCAAAATATACAATTGTCTCAAATAGTAGTCTGCCCAGACATTGGCGTGCTGTCATTGAATTGGAAGGTTCTTGGATGGGCATGTTATGGCATTCGAAAGCAAACGCCCTGGATTTCTCAAATAAACGAAGAAATCTGTTAGTAATACTTACGGAACTCCTCATTGCAAGCATAAGTGATAAATCTTTCAAGCGTGTTTGGGATTGTCCCAGTGAACTGTATGTTTTTGGCAACGACACAAGTGGCCACAAGCGAGCGCCTCGAACAGTATTTACCTTAACTGTTTATGGAACAAAAACCATCAACAGCCTGTTTCAGACATGCTTGGAAGAAGACGATGAACAGTTTACCTGTCCATTACAATTGCCGAAAGGTGAACTCATggttgatttggatataacctCAAGAGAGGCTATGAAGTGGGGTTGTCCAAAAACTCGTCATATGACATTTAGTCCATTCGATCAACTTACAAGCAGCGGTGAAGAGGAAGGATATGAGTAA
- the LOC106084842 gene encoding CLK4-associating serine/arginine rich protein, protein MKRVGALAPRPISPNETTNYENHCVYSMSSSGGPQRVRRDEFDIESRDYYEDSPRRGGSGKGSRSSRSRHRDDRDSRSRSRSDSIERHRGGGHRRGGRYNSRSRSRSRSRGYSSRRRLDSGSRHSARSHRYRDSRSRSYSGSRSRSPGYNRRHHHSDRDKEHRRRSSKSRSRSRSSSSSYSREYSTKKIEEGTRKSERKELRAIREDNGDGEDNSSSSQGLHDKSLKDLPLPEQEEGSTSKKALYKFDEDEPIDRARIHREMEEKLRQALAKEGKVYPPPKPEASHPVFANDGSFLEIFKKMQEQQMQPKPSTSTAAARPVVAAVNPAVPVLAAATVNPTTAPYLVATATGKSAPPPPIVGRRKGGKILKTGVVAKPKANAEPSNDPKDFWSLYLAEVNKYKNTACESEQGNRPLIK, encoded by the coding sequence ATGAAACGTGTTGGTGCCTTGGCCCCCCGCCCCATCAGCCCTAACGAAACAACGAACTACGAAAACCACTGTGTGTACAGCATGTCGTCGTCAGGTGGTCCACAACGAGTGCGAAGGGATGAGTTTGATATAGAGTCGAGAGATTACTACGAGGATTCTCCTCGCAGGGGAGGCAGTGGTAAGGGCAGTCGTTCTAGCAGAAGTCGCCATCGCGATGATCGAGATAGTCGCTCCCGTTCTCGCAGCGACTCTATTGAACGCCATCGTGGCGGTGGTCACCGCCGTGGTGGGCGATACAATAGTCGTAGTCGCAGCCGCAGTCGCAGCCGCGGCTATTCGTCCCGGCGCCGGCTAGATAGTGGTAGCCGCCACTCAGCTAGATCTCACAGATATCGTGACTCGCGTTCCAGATCATACTCTGGCTCACGCTCCAGATCTCCAGGATATAACAGACGTCATCACCATAGCGATAGAGATAAAGAACACAGACGTAGAAGTTCTAAATCACGCTCTCGCTCaagatcatcatcatcatcatattcTCGTGAATATTCCACAAAAAAGATTGAGGAAGGCACTCGAAAATCTGAACGCAAAGAATTAAGGGCCATTAGAGAAGATAATGGTGATGGCGAAGACAATAGCAGTTCCTCACAAGGTTTGCATGATAAAAGCCTGAAAGATTTGCCCTTACCCGAACAGGAGGAGGGCAGCACCTCgaaaaaagccttgtacaaatTTGATGAAGACGAGCCCATAGATAGGGCGCGCATACATCGCGAAATGGAAGAGAAACTGAGACAAGCATTGGCCAAAGAAGGCAAGGTGTATCCTCCACCCAAGCCAGAAGCTTCACATCCGGTATTTGCCAATGATGGctcatttttggaaattttcaaaaaaatgcaaGAACAGCAAATGCAACCCAAACCATCCACATCAACGGCAGCAGCCAGACCAGTGGTGGCTGCTGTAAACCCTGCTGTGCCGGTACTGGCGGCAGCGACTGTCAATCCCACTACAGCGCCATATTTGGTGGCCACAGCCACAGGTAAAAGTGCGCCACCCCCTCCCATTGTGGGTCGACGAAAGGGAGGCAAAATTCTGAAGACTGGTGTGGTGGCCAAACCCAAAGCAAACGCCGAACCCAGCAATGATCCCAAGGATTTCTGGTCCCTTTATTTGGCTGAAGtgaataaatacaaaaacacaGCCTGTGAATCGGAACAAGGCAATAGgcctttaataaaataa
- the LOC106084843 gene encoding cytochrome c oxidase subunit 6B2 isoform X1: MSKKGDTTMTAKLETAPFDPRFPNQNVTRYCYQSYVDFHRCQKKRGANYEPCNYFKKVFTSMCPHAWVEKWNDQIDGGTFPGRI, from the coding sequence ATGTCGAAAAAAGGCGATACCACAATGACTGCCAAATTGGAAACCGCCCCCTTTGATCCACGTTTCCCCAACCAAAACGTGACCCGCTACTGCTACCAGTCCTATGTGGATTTCCATCGTTGCCAGAAGAAGCGTGGCGCCAACTACGAGCCCTGCAATTACTTCAAGAAGGTCTTCACCTCCATGTGCCCCCATGCCTGGGTTGAGAAGTGGAACGATCAAATCGATGGTGGCACCTTCCCCGGCAGAATTTAA
- the LOC106084843 gene encoding cytochrome c oxidase subunit 6B2 isoform X2: MTAKLETAPFDPRFPNQNVTRYCYQSYVDFHRCQKKRGANYEPCNYFKKVFTSMCPHAWVEKWNDQIDGGTFPGRI; encoded by the coding sequence ATGACTGCCAAATTGGAAACCGCCCCCTTTGATCCACGTTTCCCCAACCAAAACGTGACCCGCTACTGCTACCAGTCCTATGTGGATTTCCATCGTTGCCAGAAGAAGCGTGGCGCCAACTACGAGCCCTGCAATTACTTCAAGAAGGTCTTCACCTCCATGTGCCCCCATGCCTGGGTTGAGAAGTGGAACGATCAAATCGATGGTGGCACCTTCCCCGGCAGAATTTAA